A region of the Gemmatimonadota bacterium genome:
ATCTGAAACCCGTCTGGAACCAGGGAATCGAGGCCCTCGACGCAACCGAAGAGGTCGAACGCGTGGTCGCAGGTCGAGCAAAGAAAGTGATGGTGATGCTCGCGGTCCTTGGGCTCGTACCGAACGCCG
Encoded here:
- a CDS encoding transcriptional repressor encodes the protein GVRYEPKDREHHHHFLCSTCDHAFDLFGCVEGLDSLVPDGFQMTGHEVVLLGTCDACGNAA